The Littorina saxatilis isolate snail1 linkage group LG1, US_GU_Lsax_2.0, whole genome shotgun sequence nucleotide sequence gccgtttggttcaattctcaatcggtttgacagtttgcttgagcacgcacttcctctggcatcgcgcgagcatgctttgtgccggtgttttgtggctctagacttgaaataatgtctcgaagcgacattgttgaacgtggtcagccattcagtgacaaagaatccaggtatttctggaagtgggaatggctggATTTCGTGCGGAAGGCAAGTCAGAAGAAGTAATGTGCCGATACGGACTATGGACTatggcataatttagttgctcaatcttctttgggggggggggggggggggggtcattttagGTAAGCCCCCCGAACCCCCAGaccccgcctttgtaagctgaactcactttttccaatgccAGGCCCTGATTATTCTTATCATAGTCTACAGCATCGGTGTCTGTGAATAGTCAAACCGTCTTGTCTCTTTCGTTCCAGACCCCATGAAGCTAGTCAGTCCAAGCAGAACAAAGTGACCTTCACGACAGCACTCGAGCAGAGAGAGCTGGAGGAATTTGCAGCCTCTGATAGAGGTAAAGCTGCCACAGAAGTCACCATTCAGGCGGAGTGTTCAGATGAAAACTCTCCAAAGATTGACTTTGGCGTGGTGTCCTTCGCCAATCTGGAGTCTCTTAACCTTCGTTGTCAGGCTGTAAAGGCCCTGAACTTTCAGGGTAACAATTACCCAAAGCTAAAGCACCTCAGGATGGACAGCCTGTTGGATGAGGTGCAATCCGTCAACTTCGACTTACCCCTTCTGGAAACAATCAGCTTCCAGTTCGTCAACGTGAATGACCCGAGGGGTTTCGGCAAGTCCTTGAGTCGCTCACCCAGACTGAAAACGTTCTCGTCGTACAAGCTGTATGGTTTGTTAATGGGAAGTAAGTTCCACACACTGGCGTTGCCGAGATGTGAGGTCTTGGATTTCCACCGCGCAGAGGGCTTGTTGCGACTTAAACTCTGGGCTCCGAAGCTGAAGACTCTGAATCTGCAGTCGTGCCATGAGCTGGAAAAAGTCGTCATTCTGGATCGTAAACCACAAGGCTACACGGGCGAAGACTACGAGGTTGATGGTGAACCCACCCCCTATACGGTCAACATCGACAATGTGTGTGAACGGCCAGCGGGTAATGTTTTGACCCATACGAGATGTGTTCGCGTCCTTGGCAAACCTTTTGATTAAGAAAATTGTCTGGATTTTTGGACGGTTTGAGTCGCCAGGATTTTGGGGCGTTTTGAGTCACCTGGCCTTGTGGTTTCTGCACACTTTTGAGTTGAACCTCAAGCAATCTGCTATTGTGGTTTCATCTTAGTTTTATTCGGATctacaaaaaacaaagattaAAAAATTTGACTGATTTATTTTAGTGAGAAAGACTttaagagagaggggggcggtgaaaagagagagagagagagtgtgtgtgtgtgttttagttcGTTTTCATAAGATTGAAAAAAACTGCGATCAAAAAGGGACATTTCTTGAGTTCAGGTGTTTCGAGCCGCCTAATGCCAAGTTTGCCCAAAGCTGCAACAAATGACTGAtactttgtgcgtgtgttttagGCATTCATCATGATATCAGTGGTGTAGCCGACTGAGCAGTTTTCTAGATATTCTATTGTTGTTGGCAGTTTgctctgctgttgttgttcctgcCCTCTGTACGTAATTCGAATCTCCAGCAACAAGCTGAAAAAATTGAGCCATGTTAATAGTGTGTTTTAAATGCAAAATGAAATTCTTCCCCATATCATTAGCAAACCCTGTGATTAAGAAGAGGATTGATTTCGGGATGTGGTAGTTTCAGTTACAGCTGCTGTGCTGTTGTCATTCTTGTCCACTTTTATTCCAATCCCCAGTAAAAAGATGGAACATGTCAGATTTTCATTGTGGTTTGCTTTCTTCAGAATATCATTATCAAGCCGAGCGACTGGCTAGACTTAGTTTATTGGCTGTATGGCAACTTGGTTTGTTTCCTGATTGTTTGGTCGGTTTTGTTTGGCggaatgtttttgtgtgtattgtttGCGGTCTTTTACGCTTTAGTTGATGTTCTTTTCACATTTTGTAACTACTGAGATAATTTTTATGATTAAACTGTAATGAAAGCACAACAACGcagatcgtgtgtgtgtgtgtgtaaataactgTTAAGATAACCACATTCGGCAATTCACTGCAGGCTGAGGCGAATAGAcgagcagacctgtttacccttacgattttggcgtaatttattacgattttctgcaaaaaatacgccattccgctatccgtgtcaagactacgattttcataaataaaaaaaatgttaaaaaacaaaaagtttttttaattttttttttttttatcaattcacatgtttggcattgtttttttcaatggcaaaatcgggtgaaaaagcacaggactgaccagagatcatgtctgtctgatgagacgctggagagccttattctagtggtgaagtctcgccctcactcattcggcaagcgcaagtacagtagagaagcgcttgacacactgaaaaaggcctactacgagcaaaataaaaagaatcagtgatgcatgtgcttttgatgtgatcttctttgaaattatgatgactacaaaaactgactgatgtgttttgtttgtgaatgatgaatatatgtgcatgattgcgtttcgcagacacagttgtcatgtgcgttgtaattggcgacgaatgctggatgattactatttttgtgccaggattactatttttggggctgagcattactccaaaacacttatgggggtaaacaggtccggacgagagagagagagagagagataaaatagCGGTCTTTGAAGTATCTtgctaatcccccccccccccccccccccccccattatcAAGCCGAGcgactggctagacttatactTAGTTTATTGGCTGTATGGCAACTTGGTTTGTTTCCTGATTGTTTGGTCGGTTTTGTTTGGCggaatgtttttgtgtgtattgtttGCGGTCTTTTACGCTTTAGTTGTAGATGTTCTTTTCACATTTTGTAACTACTGAGATAATTTTTTATGATTAAACTGTAATGAAAGCACAACAACGcagatcgtgtgtgtgtgtgtgtaaataactcAAGATAACCACATTCGGCAATTCACTGCAGGCTGAGGCGAatagacgagagagagagagagagagataaaatagCGGTCTTTGAAGTATCTtgctaatccccccccccccccccttatcaaGCCGAGCGACTGGCTAGACTTAGTTTATTGGCTGTATGGCAACTTGGTTTGTTTCCTGAATGTTTGGTCGGCGTTTTGTTTGGCggaatgtttttgtgtgtattgtttGCGGTCTTTTACGCTTTAGTTGTAGATGTTCTTTTCACATTTTGTAACTACTGAGATACTTTTTTTATGATTAAACTGTAATGAAAGCACAACAACGcagatcgtgtgtgtgtgtgtgtgtgtaaataataagATAACCACATTCGGCAATTCACTGCAGGCTAAGGCGAatagacgagagagagagagagagataaaatagCGGTCTTTGAAGTATCTTgctaattcccccccccccccccccttatcaaGGCGAGCGACTGGCTAGACTTAGTTTATTGGCTGTATGGCAACTTGGTTTGTTTCCTGATTGTTTGGTCGGTTTTGTTTGGCggaatgtttttgtgtgtattgtttGCGGTCTTTTACGCTTTAGTTGTAGATGTTCTTTTCACATTTTGTAACTACTGAGATAATTTGTATGATTAAACTGTAATgaaagcacaacaacacagatcgtgtgtgtgtgtgtgtgtgtgtgtgtgtgtgtgtgtgtaaataataagATAACCACATTGGCAATTCCCTGCAGGCTGAGGCGAatagacgagagagagagagagagagagagagagagagtagcgGTCTTTAAAGTATCTTgctaattccccccccccccccccccccccggcccccgtTGATTTTATACCGAGGTTAACCCAGCTTCTTTTCTGCCTCAGTGTCCCAGTTTGCATCCCGTCATAACAGATTACCCATCTTTCTCAGACCTTTATGACCCCTTAAATGCAATGACTTACTGCCCTTGGCATTAGCCAGTGTCGCGTCTCCGCGGCTTAAAAATGCAATACATCACATCACGTGTTTGAGACTGAAGAAATGCCAGCTGCTGAGCCTGGCTGACTTCTGACCATAGGCACAAGGACTTAGTGAACACGGAGATTTCATTGGATATAATCTCAATAAATAATACTGTATAATTTTAGTATAATCCCATTACTTTATTATCCATTTTCTAGGAAATTCTGGTCGATTCCTCCAAGCGGAAAGCCAGTAGCAATAAGACTCGCACTAACGAAATATTTGCGTGttttggtgtaatcagccaTCCGCACTTCTAGCAGAATGACCGAGGACATACCCCCcgcgcagggccggaccaaatgagttgtaagggggggggggggggttcctcctttttggggggggcaaatcagcgaagtggcgaagccacaagcgcgcgcctgcaaagcaggcgcgcgaactaggggggtccgggggcatgctcccccggaaaatgtttgaaaaacggttaaaatctgtgcaatctggtgcattctgggccttgttttgagggttaagagcagcattgttttggtgctaaaactaataaaaaaaaacaacactcaaagcaaggtacatgctttttccagggggggggggggggttccggaacccctggaaccccccccccccctgggtccggccatGCCCGCGTGTTAGgtggagtcccatattggttcggacgag carries:
- the LOC138967333 gene encoding uncharacterized protein, yielding MDAARPSRKRKRIANPVKQTTETVSVKTTACDKSQAKGPHEASQSKQNKVTFTTALEQRELEEFAASDRGKAATEVTIQAECSDENSPKIDFGVVSFANLESLNLRCQAVKALNFQGNNYPKLKHLRMDSLLDEVQSVNFDLPLLETISFQFVNVNDPRGFGKSLSRSPRLKTFSSYKLYGLLMGSKFHTLALPRCEVLDFHRAEGLLRLKLWAPKLKTLNLQSCHELEKVVILDRKPQGYTGEDYEVDGEPTPYTVNIDNVCERPAGNVLTHTRCVRVLGKPFD